Below is a window of Candidatus Methylomirabilota bacterium DNA.
GGATTTCGCGCGCTGCCCGTACTCCGACAGGCCATGCAGCATGAACTCGGTGCACAGGCACGACTGACCGAACAGCAGGTGGCGTGATCTCATGACCGGGAGCTGGCTTCGCATAGTTCAACTAATTTTGGGATTGACTCGTCGTTACGGCCACCGCGTCGGGATCTTGTACCTTGACCTCGATGGATTTAAGGCGGTGAATGACGAACTGGGTCACGAAGTAGGCGATTCCGTCCTCAAAGAGGTGGCATTGCGGCTTCAGGAACATACCCGCGATATGGACACGGTGGCCCGAGTTGGGGGAGATGAGTTCGTCGTTCTCATAACAAACTTACGGGATGCAGCCGATGCCCGCGCCGTGGCCGATAAGCTTCAAGACGCCTTGAATCAGCCGTTCGAGCTACGCGGCAAGCCATATCCACTTCGTGCCAGCCTGGGCATCGCCATATTTCCCGACGATGGGGAGCAACCCGGACAGCTTCTTAAGCATGCGGACGCCGTCATGTACGAAGC
It encodes the following:
- a CDS encoding GGDEF domain-containing protein, with the translated sequence MTGSWLRIVQLILGLTRRYGHRVGILYLDLDGFKAVNDELGHEVGDSVLKEVALRLQEHTRDMDTVARVGGDEFVVLITNLRDAADARAVADKLQDALNQPFELRGKPYPLRASLGIAIFPDDGEQPGQLLKHADAVMYEAKRMTKLNHAPLRTERGS